The Tepidibacillus fermentans genome includes a region encoding these proteins:
- a CDS encoding 16S rRNA (uracil(1498)-N(3))-methyltransferase, with amino-acid sequence MQRYFVHKDQFLDDQVFIKGDDVKHISKVLRLKQGDMIICSNGEGLDVLGKIKKIERDQVICNIEEVIQENNESPFEVILAQGLPKGDKMDWIIQKGTEIGVTSFLPFTSERTIVQLDENKEQKRLERWRKIAKEAAEQAHRSAIPKIHPVLTWEGLLDLIQKEFTLIAYEQENTITLYQALSKNSEQKRLLLVIGPEGGFSTHEVQEAIKRGAISISLGKRILRTETAGLVGVANILYHLEGKRG; translated from the coding sequence ATGCAAAGATATTTTGTTCATAAGGACCAATTTTTGGATGATCAGGTATTCATCAAGGGAGATGATGTAAAACATATCAGCAAAGTTTTGCGATTAAAACAAGGGGATATGATCATCTGCTCTAATGGTGAGGGTTTGGATGTTCTAGGGAAAATAAAAAAAATCGAGCGAGACCAAGTTATCTGCAATATCGAAGAAGTGATTCAAGAAAACAACGAATCTCCTTTCGAAGTGATCTTGGCACAAGGATTACCAAAAGGAGATAAGATGGATTGGATTATCCAAAAAGGGACAGAGATTGGCGTCACATCATTTCTCCCATTCACATCCGAAAGAACAATTGTCCAGTTGGATGAAAATAAAGAACAAAAGCGTTTAGAGCGCTGGCGTAAAATTGCTAAAGAAGCGGCTGAGCAAGCTCATCGAAGTGCAATTCCCAAAATTCATCCCGTTTTGACCTGGGAAGGATTATTAGATTTAATACAGAAAGAGTTTACGCTTATTGCCTATGAACAGGAAAATACCATAACTTTATATCAAGCTCTATCAAAGAATTCAGAACAAAAGAGATTGCTGCTAGTAATCGGCCCTGAAGGGGGATTTTCCACTCATGAAGTACAAGAAGCAATAAAAAGGGGAGCCATATCAATTTCCTTAGGGAAACGAATTTTGCGTACGGAAACAGCTGGACTTGTGGGGGTTGCCAATATACTCTATCATCTAGAAGGAAAGCGAGGATAA
- the dnaJ gene encoding molecular chaperone DnaJ translates to MSKRDYYEVLGVSKNATEDEIKKAYRKLARQYHPDVNKEPDAVEKFKEVKEAYEVLSDPNKRARYDQFGHEDPTAGFGGGGFGGGGFSSADFGDFGDIFDMFFGGGRRQRNPNAPRRGADLQYSMTLEFKEAVFGKETDITIPREEECDTCHGTGAKPGTKVETCSVCKGTGQQEVVQNTPFGRIVNRRICTACQGKGKIIPHKCTDCYGTGRVKKNKKIHVKIPAGVDDGSQLRVSGEGEPGVNGGPPGDLFILLHVKPHDFFERDGDNIYCEVPLTFAQAALGDEIEVPTLDGRVKLKIPAGTQTGTSFRLKGKGVPHLRFGGRGDQHVKVVVVTPTNLTERQKELLRELGNLSGEETHQQSKSFFERMKKAFMGE, encoded by the coding sequence ATGAGTAAACGAGACTATTACGAAGTCTTAGGAGTCAGTAAAAACGCCACTGAGGATGAAATAAAAAAGGCATACCGCAAATTGGCTCGTCAATATCATCCTGATGTGAATAAAGAACCTGATGCAGTAGAGAAATTTAAAGAAGTAAAAGAAGCATATGAGGTTCTAAGTGATCCAAATAAAAGAGCCCGCTATGACCAGTTTGGTCATGAAGATCCTACTGCTGGATTTGGTGGCGGAGGATTTGGTGGCGGTGGTTTTAGCAGTGCTGATTTTGGAGATTTTGGCGATATCTTCGATATGTTTTTCGGTGGTGGAAGGAGACAACGTAACCCCAATGCACCAAGAAGAGGTGCTGATCTCCAATATAGTATGACATTAGAATTCAAGGAAGCTGTTTTCGGAAAAGAAACAGATATCACCATTCCACGGGAAGAAGAATGTGATACTTGTCATGGTACAGGGGCAAAACCAGGAACCAAAGTAGAAACCTGTTCCGTATGTAAAGGAACTGGACAACAAGAAGTAGTTCAGAATACCCCATTTGGTCGAATTGTAAATCGTCGAATTTGTACAGCATGTCAAGGAAAAGGAAAAATCATTCCCCATAAATGTACGGATTGCTATGGAACAGGTCGTGTGAAGAAGAATAAAAAAATTCATGTGAAAATTCCTGCAGGAGTGGATGATGGTTCGCAATTGCGGGTAAGTGGGGAAGGAGAACCTGGGGTAAATGGAGGACCACCTGGTGATTTATTTATTCTCTTACATGTCAAACCTCACGATTTCTTTGAAAGAGATGGAGATAATATTTACTGTGAAGTCCCACTAACCTTTGCACAGGCAGCATTAGGAGATGAGATCGAAGTTCCTACTCTTGATGGTCGAGTGAAATTAAAAATACCTGCAGGGACACAAACCGGAACCAGTTTTCGTTTAAAAGGAAAAGGAGTACCCCACCTACGTTTTGGTGGTAGAGGAGATCAGCATGTAAAGGTTGTTGTCGTGACTCCTACGAATTTAACAGAGCGACAAAAAGAATTACTAAGGGAATTAGGTAATCTCAGTGGTGAGGAAACCCACCAGCAATCCAAATCCTTTTTTGAGCGTATGAAAAAAGCCTTTATGGGGGAATAA
- the prmA gene encoding 50S ribosomal protein L11 methyltransferase — protein sequence MKWSEITIHTTQEAIEAVANILHEAGAGGVIIEDPEVLEREWESPYGEVYELSPEDFPEEGVYVKAYFPLNSYLMETVEQIKSAINNLLTYDINIGAGHVSISEVNEEDWASGWKKYYKPVQVSEKILITPTWEEVEEKPGQHVIELDPGMAFGTGTHPTTVMCIQALEKVINGDEKVIDVGCGTGVLSIAAAKLGAKHVLALDLDEVAVKSAKLNIKLNHVDQMVEVKQNNLLDHIEDQVEIVVANILAEVILRFVNDVARVLKPNGYFIASGIIQSKSELVKEVIEREGLVIEETLTQEDWIAFIAKKV from the coding sequence ATGAAATGGTCCGAAATTACAATTCATACGACACAAGAAGCAATCGAAGCGGTTGCGAATATTCTTCACGAGGCAGGTGCTGGTGGAGTTATTATTGAAGACCCAGAAGTTCTTGAGCGAGAGTGGGAATCTCCTTATGGTGAGGTGTACGAACTTTCTCCTGAAGATTTTCCAGAGGAAGGTGTTTATGTCAAAGCATATTTTCCGCTTAATAGTTATCTCATGGAAACGGTTGAGCAAATTAAATCAGCGATTAATAATCTATTAACTTATGATATTAACATTGGGGCAGGACATGTATCCATTTCTGAAGTGAATGAAGAAGATTGGGCTTCAGGATGGAAAAAATACTACAAACCCGTTCAGGTTTCTGAGAAAATCTTAATCACTCCAACATGGGAAGAAGTAGAAGAAAAACCAGGTCAACATGTCATTGAATTAGATCCGGGGATGGCCTTTGGAACAGGAACCCATCCTACAACAGTGATGTGTATTCAAGCATTAGAAAAAGTGATTAATGGGGATGAAAAAGTGATTGATGTTGGATGTGGTACAGGTGTCTTGAGTATCGCTGCTGCAAAATTGGGAGCAAAACATGTATTAGCACTTGATTTAGATGAAGTTGCGGTAAAAAGTGCAAAATTAAATATAAAGCTAAATCACGTTGATCAAATGGTTGAGGTAAAACAAAATAACTTATTAGATCATATCGAGGATCAAGTGGAAATCGTTGTTGCAAATATTTTGGCAGAGGTTATTCTACGTTTCGTCAATGATGTAGCAAGGGTACTCAAACCAAATGGCTACTTTATTGCTTCTGGAATTATCCAATCCAAAAGTGAATTGGTAAAAGAAGTAATTGAACGGGAAGGTTTGGTTATTGAGGAAACACTTACACAGGAAGATTGGATAGCTTTTATTGCAAAAAAAGTATAA